A single region of the Halobacterium wangiae genome encodes:
- the mvaD gene encoding phosphomevalonate decarboxylase MvaD, producing MKATARAHPIQGLVKYHGMRDEELRLPYHDSISVCTAPSNTTTTAEFDPDLDEDVYRIGGEVETGRGAERIRTVVDEVRRRAGFDHRVRLESENNFASNIGLGSSSSGFAAAALACVEAAGLDLTLPEVSTIARRGSSSAARAVTGGFSDLYAGLNDEDCRSERLPVADEIADDLRIVIGEVPSYKETEQAHAEAADSHMFEARLAHIHDQLAEMKDALREGDFHRAFETAEHDSLSLAATTMTGPAGWVYWQPDTLEIFNAVRALRDNGVPAYFSTDTGATVYVNTRVDHVDDVEAAIADCGIDTHVWEVGGPAHVVDEPLF from the coding sequence ATGAAGGCGACCGCGCGAGCCCACCCCATCCAGGGGCTCGTCAAGTACCACGGGATGCGTGACGAGGAACTCCGTCTCCCGTACCACGACTCCATCAGCGTCTGCACCGCCCCGAGCAACACCACGACCACGGCCGAGTTCGACCCCGACCTCGACGAGGACGTCTACCGCATCGGTGGCGAGGTCGAGACCGGTCGCGGCGCCGAGCGCATCCGGACGGTCGTCGACGAGGTGCGTCGTCGCGCGGGCTTCGACCACCGCGTCCGTCTCGAGAGCGAGAACAACTTCGCGTCGAACATCGGTCTCGGGTCCTCTTCATCGGGATTCGCGGCGGCGGCCCTCGCGTGCGTCGAAGCCGCCGGCCTCGACCTCACGCTCCCCGAGGTCTCGACCATCGCCCGCCGGGGCTCCTCCTCGGCCGCGCGCGCCGTCACCGGCGGCTTCTCGGACCTCTACGCCGGCCTGAACGACGAGGACTGCCGCAGCGAGCGGCTGCCCGTTGCAGACGAGATCGCCGACGATCTCCGCATCGTCATCGGCGAGGTCCCCTCGTACAAGGAGACCGAGCAAGCCCACGCGGAGGCCGCGGACAGCCACATGTTCGAGGCGCGACTCGCCCACATCCACGACCAGCTCGCGGAGATGAAGGACGCGCTCCGCGAGGGCGACTTCCACCGTGCCTTCGAGACGGCCGAGCACGACTCGCTGTCGCTGGCCGCCACGACGATGACTGGGCCCGCGGGCTGGGTGTACTGGCAGCCCGACACGCTCGAGATCTTCAACGCGGTTCGCGCGCTCCGCGACAACGGCGTCCCCGCGTACTTCTCGACCGACACCGGGGCGACCGTCTACGTGAACACGCGCGTCGACCACGTCGACGACGTGGAGGCGGCTATCGCCGACTGTGGCATCGACACCCATGTCTGGGAGGTCGGTGGCCCCGCTCACGTCGTCGACGAACCTCTGTTCTAG